A window of Streptomyces sp. DG1A-41 contains these coding sequences:
- a CDS encoding glucose-1-phosphate thymidylyltransferase produces MKALVLCGGAGTRLRPITHTSAKQLVPVANKPVLFYGLEAIAAAGVRQTGIIVGDTAPEIREAVGDGSRFGLDVTYLPQEAPLGLAHAVLIARDFLGDDDFVMYLGDNFIVGGISGVVDDFRRERPDARILLTHVCDPTAFGIAELDAAGRVVGLEEKPQRPRSDLALVGVYLFTPAVHEAVRSIRPSRRGELEITDAIQWLMDAGREVRATTISGYWKDTGNVTDMLEVNRSVLETVEPWTGGSVDAASEIIGRVRIEDGAKVFGSRVVGPAVIGAGTVIADSYVGPFTSIAEDCRIDGSEIEYSIVLGRATVVGTRRIEVSLIGHDVEVTPAPRTPAVHRLVLGDHSKVQIPS; encoded by the coding sequence ATGAAAGCACTCGTCCTGTGCGGCGGCGCCGGTACCCGGCTCCGCCCCATCACCCACACCTCGGCCAAGCAACTCGTCCCGGTGGCCAACAAGCCCGTGCTGTTCTACGGCCTGGAGGCCATCGCCGCCGCCGGTGTCCGGCAGACCGGCATCATCGTCGGGGACACGGCACCGGAGATCCGCGAGGCCGTCGGGGACGGCTCCCGCTTCGGCCTGGACGTGACCTACCTGCCCCAGGAGGCGCCGCTCGGCCTCGCCCACGCCGTCCTCATCGCCCGGGACTTCCTCGGCGACGACGACTTCGTGATGTACCTCGGCGACAACTTCATCGTCGGCGGCATCTCCGGCGTGGTCGACGACTTCCGCCGTGAACGCCCCGACGCCCGCATCCTGCTGACCCACGTCTGCGACCCCACCGCCTTCGGCATCGCCGAACTGGACGCGGCGGGACGCGTGGTGGGCCTGGAGGAGAAGCCCCAGCGTCCCCGCAGCGACCTGGCGCTGGTCGGCGTCTACCTCTTCACCCCCGCCGTCCACGAGGCCGTACGGTCCATCCGGCCCTCCCGGCGCGGCGAGCTGGAGATCACCGACGCGATCCAGTGGCTCATGGACGCCGGCCGGGAGGTACGCGCCACGACCATCTCCGGATACTGGAAGGACACCGGCAACGTCACCGACATGCTCGAGGTCAACCGCTCCGTGCTCGAGACCGTCGAGCCGTGGACCGGCGGCAGCGTCGACGCCGCCAGCGAGATCATCGGCCGCGTCAGGATCGAGGACGGCGCCAAGGTGTTCGGCAGCCGCGTCGTCGGGCCGGCCGTCATCGGCGCCGGAACCGTCATCGCCGACTCCTACGTCGGGCCGTTCACGTCGATCGCCGAGGACTGCCGGATCGACGGGAGCGAGATCGAGTACTCCATCGTGCTGGGGCGGGCGACCGTCGTCGGCACCCGCCGGATCGAGGTCTCGCTCATCGGCCACGACGTCGAGGTGACCCCCGCGCCGCGCACCCCCGCCGTGCACCGGCTGGTCCTCGGCGACCACAGCAAGGTGCAGATACCGTCATGA